The following proteins are encoded in a genomic region of Anolis carolinensis isolate JA03-04 unplaced genomic scaffold, rAnoCar3.1.pri scaffold_12, whole genome shotgun sequence:
- the sash3 gene encoding SAM and SH3 domain-containing protein 3: MLRRKPSNASEKDPPQKRKLTLQRSSSFKDFAKSKPSSPLPSEKEFTLEEEIPEGIRANPLPSPDDPGQSGTLKLGKRWRAAISRTMNRKMGKAAVKALSEQGGPENNVAESSPMNSPIEGEVPIFPETTETGSPQTPTESDTTSPRLMESTHKKRDEPSAPPYSGPFCGRARVHTDFVPSPYDKDSLKLQKGDMIHIIAKPPVGTWTGLLNNKVGSFKFIYVDVIPEEVAPATKSCSRGSRSKRPKPKTLHELLERMNLEEHTSTLLLNGYQTLEDFKELQETHLNELNITDPQHRVKLLTAADLLLDYDTSSEAEDDGGRVEAHLAPEESKEDIPRDSGCFEGTETLDSGREDSKLEEGLHSLSLADSC, encoded by the exons TTGACTCTGCAGCGCTCCAGCAGCTTCAAGGACTTTGCAAAGTCCAAACCCAGTTCCCCTCTGCCCAGCGAAAAAGAATTCACCCTGGAAGAGGAG ATCCCTGAAGGCATCCGGGCAAACCCACTGCCTAGCCCTGATGACCCTGGCCAAAGCGGTACCTTGAAGCTGGGCAAAAGATGGAGAGCTGCCATCTCTCGTACCATGAACAGGAAGATGGGCAAGGCAGCCGTCAAAGCGCTGTCGGAGCAG GGCGGTCCTGAAAATAATGTTGCTGAATCTTCACCCATGAACAGCCCTATCGAGGGCGAAGTCCCTATTTTTCCAGAAACAACAGAAACTGGCAGCCCACAGACCCCAACTG AGAGTGACACGACAAGTCCCAGACTGATGGAGAGTACCCACAAGAAGAGAGACGAGCCCAGTGCGCCACCCTACAGCGGCCCCTTTTGCGGAAGAGCCAGAGTCCATACAGACTTCGTCCCCAGCCCATATGACAAAGACTCCCTGAAGCTGCAG AAAGGGGACATGATCCACATCATTGCAAAACCTCCCGTGGGCACCTGGACTGGCCTTCTGAACAACAAAGTGGGCTCCTTCAAGTTCATCTACGTGGACGTCATCCCAGAAGAGGTGGCACCAGCGACAAAGAGCTGTTCGCGCGGCAGCAGGAGCAAAAGGCCCAAGCCCAAAACCCTGCACGAACTGCTGGAGCGCATGAATCTTGAG GAACACACCTCCACCTTGCTGCTGAATGGCTATCAGACTCTGGAGGACTTCAAGGAGCTGCAGGAGACGCACCTGAACGAGCTGAACATCACTGACCCACAGCACCGGGTCAAGCTGCTTACGGCAGCAGACCTACTGCTGGATTATGACA ccaGCAGTGAGGCCGAAGATGACGGAGGACGCGTGGAGGCCCATCTGGCCCCAGAAGAATCAAAAGAGGACATTCCGCGGGATTCTGGCTGCTTTGAAGGGACAGAGACATTGGACAGCGGGCGGGAAGACTCTAAACTGGAGGAAGGGCtacattctctctctctggctGACTCCTGCTGA